A genome region from Chengkuizengella sp. SCS-71B includes the following:
- a CDS encoding aspartate aminotransferase family protein — protein sequence MLKISKLNLLTENTKLSADLFQQAKKKIPGGVTANIKYFEPHPIIMEKGKGSKLFDVDKNEYIDYLLCYGALILGHGHPYVFESVMNQMKEAGTTIFGTPHRLESVMAEKLISLYPGMEMVRYTNSGLEATLLAIRMAMAYTGKPKLAKFEGHYHGGYDQVLLSVNPEEDQAGNEKIPNTVPESCGIPDYYVENTVILPFNDLIATEKILRARAHEISSIIMEPIQGGFIPADQEFITGLKTLTEELDILLIFDEVKTGFRLSLGGAQKNYNIKPDITALGKVLGGGFPVGAIGGKKEIMLISAPDGGRDILTAGAENKNKQDALFHSGTYNGHPTILAAGLATIEVLESEGTMETLFSNTQLLRHQLENVYKQYDIPMQTIGEGSIFNIILTENNIKNYRDMNKADTTLRKKLDYELLKLGIYTKPLNRYSMSVVHTEEDIIRTVEAHKKAIQIVKQV from the coding sequence CTGTTGAAAATATCAAAATTGAATCTATTAACAGAGAATACAAAACTATCAGCAGATTTATTTCAGCAGGCGAAAAAAAAAATTCCAGGTGGAGTGACAGCTAATATCAAGTATTTTGAGCCCCACCCCATCATCATGGAAAAAGGAAAGGGTAGTAAGCTTTTTGATGTCGACAAAAATGAATATATCGACTATCTCTTATGTTATGGTGCATTAATTCTGGGTCATGGCCATCCATATGTATTTGAATCAGTTATGAATCAAATGAAGGAAGCCGGCACGACTATTTTTGGAACACCTCATCGTTTAGAATCAGTAATGGCTGAAAAATTAATTTCACTTTATCCTGGAATGGAAATGGTCAGGTATACAAACTCAGGCCTAGAAGCTACTTTACTTGCGATCAGAATGGCAATGGCTTATACAGGAAAACCAAAGCTAGCTAAATTTGAAGGGCACTACCATGGTGGATACGATCAAGTATTGTTGAGTGTTAACCCCGAGGAAGATCAAGCAGGCAATGAGAAAATTCCAAATACGGTACCTGAGTCTTGTGGAATTCCTGATTATTATGTGGAAAATACGGTCATACTTCCATTTAATGATTTAATAGCAACAGAGAAGATTTTAAGAGCTAGAGCGCATGAAATTTCTTCAATCATAATGGAACCTATTCAAGGCGGGTTTATTCCTGCTGATCAAGAGTTTATAACTGGGCTCAAAACTTTAACAGAAGAACTTGACATTCTCCTCATCTTTGATGAAGTCAAAACGGGTTTTAGATTATCTCTTGGAGGTGCACAAAAAAATTACAATATAAAACCTGATATTACGGCACTTGGAAAAGTACTTGGAGGTGGATTTCCTGTAGGTGCAATCGGTGGAAAGAAAGAGATTATGCTCATCAGTGCCCCTGATGGAGGGAGAGATATTCTAACGGCTGGCGCTGAAAATAAAAACAAACAGGATGCTTTGTTTCACAGCGGAACATACAACGGACATCCTACTATTCTTGCGGCAGGGCTTGCGACAATCGAAGTACTTGAAAGTGAAGGTACAATGGAAACTTTATTCTCTAACACTCAATTACTCAGACATCAGCTTGAGAATGTATATAAACAATATGACATTCCAATGCAAACGATTGGAGAAGGAAGCATTTTTAATATCATTCTTACAGAAAACAACATTAAAAACTATCGCGATATGAATAAAGCAGATACCACCTTAAGAAAAAAGCTAGATTACGAATTACTGAAACTTGGAATTTATACAAAACCACTTAATCGCTACTCCATGTCAGTCGTTCATACAGAGGAAGACATTATTCGTACAGTAGAAGCGCATAAAAAAGCAATTCAAATTGTTAAGCAGGTGTAA
- a CDS encoding 3-oxoacid CoA-transferase subunit B, with the protein MDKRQFIIQRAVKEIKDGMNVNLGIGMPTLVANHIPKEFHVMLHSENGLLGIGTYPKADEIDPDLINAGKETITEVKGASYFDSAESFAMIRGGHIDLAILGGMEVSQNGDLANWMIPGRMVKGMGGAMDLVQGAKRVIVVMEHKNKYGKSKVKKECTLPLTGKGIVDLLITDLAVFEYTSKGMMLIERLNRATVEYIKEHTQADFIVHETLNQR; encoded by the coding sequence ATGGATAAACGTCAATTCATTATTCAAAGGGCGGTAAAAGAAATTAAAGACGGAATGAATGTCAATCTTGGTATAGGTATGCCTACACTTGTTGCAAATCATATACCGAAAGAATTCCATGTCATGCTTCACTCAGAAAACGGCTTATTAGGGATCGGTACATATCCAAAAGCCGATGAAATAGATCCTGATCTAATAAATGCAGGAAAAGAGACAATCACAGAGGTAAAAGGAGCATCTTACTTTGATAGTGCGGAATCTTTTGCGATGATTAGAGGCGGTCATATCGACTTAGCCATTTTAGGAGGGATGGAAGTTTCACAAAACGGTGATTTAGCAAACTGGATGATTCCGGGTAGAATGGTTAAAGGCATGGGAGGAGCAATGGATCTTGTTCAAGGTGCAAAACGGGTCATTGTTGTAATGGAACATAAAAATAAATATGGGAAATCTAAAGTAAAAAAGGAATGCACACTTCCTCTAACTGGAAAAGGCATTGTGGATCTTCTAATAACAGACTTAGCTGTTTTTGAATATACATCTAAAGGCATGATGTTAATCGAAAGATTGAACAGAGCAACAGTCGAATATATAAAGGAGCATACTCAAGCTGACTTTATTGTTCATGAGACACTTAACCAAAGGTAA
- a CDS encoding CoA transferase subunit A produces the protein MKKKVIQRIEDAINDIQDSATLIVGGFGLCGIPEMAIQALVEQGTKDLTIVSNNCGVDDFGLGLLLKNKQIKKMISSYVGENKVFEQQYLSGELEVELVPQGTLAERIRAGGAGIPAFYTASGVGTPVSEGKEHKKFNGRTYILEKGIVGDYALVKAWKSDIIGNLIYRKTARNFNPLAATAAPITIAEVEEVVPVEQLDSNEIHTPSIYVQRVVEGKTYEKRIEKIKTRQ, from the coding sequence ATGAAAAAGAAAGTAATACAACGTATTGAAGATGCCATAAATGACATTCAAGACAGTGCAACGCTTATAGTTGGTGGATTTGGTTTGTGTGGCATTCCTGAAATGGCAATACAAGCACTAGTAGAGCAAGGAACCAAAGATCTAACCATTGTCAGCAACAATTGTGGAGTTGATGACTTTGGTCTAGGGCTTTTATTAAAAAACAAACAAATTAAAAAAATGATTTCCTCATATGTTGGTGAAAATAAGGTATTTGAGCAGCAATATTTAAGTGGGGAGTTAGAAGTTGAGCTTGTCCCTCAAGGGACATTAGCTGAGCGTATTCGAGCTGGGGGTGCAGGTATTCCAGCGTTTTATACCGCTTCAGGTGTTGGAACTCCTGTTTCGGAAGGAAAAGAACACAAAAAATTCAATGGGAGGACATACATCTTAGAAAAAGGCATCGTCGGCGATTATGCATTAGTTAAAGCCTGGAAATCAGATATCATAGGAAACCTGATTTACCGGAAAACAGCCAGAAACTTCAACCCTCTTGCAGCTACTGCTGCTCCTATTACGATTGCTGAAGTGGAGGAAGTTGTACCAGTCGAACAACTCGATTCCAATGAAATTCATACTCCAAGTATTTATGTGCAAAGGGTTGTAGAAGGCAAAACCTATGAAAAGAGAATTGAAAAAATAAAAACCAGACAATAG